The sequence TTCTCATCAATGATGTCAACTCTCTTTTGAATATAACCATTGACATTGGTGAACTGGACATCGACACCATCGGCGGCTGGTTCATGACACAAAACCTCGATGCCAAAGTCGGCAGCTTCATTGAGGAAGAAGGGTATCGCTTTAAAGTGATTGAAAAAGACGGGATCCAGCTCCGCTATATAGAAGTGACAAAGATATAGACACCAAAAGAAGCAACCGGCTCAAGAAAGCTGGTTGCTTCTTTACTTGTAATACCAAGGCAACATCCTGATTTGAAAGGAGTCTTCATATAAAAAGGAGGATACAGCATGCGACAAAAGCACATCACTATTACTCCGTTTCACCCCGACTATGCCCAAGAAACCGTGAACATGTGGCGGGAAAGTAAAGAAACAGCCATTGATCAAAAAGAAAAGCACAGCGTGGACAGTCACCTCTTTTTTTTAACCCATATCCTGCCTGAACAATATCAAATCGATTTAGCACTAATAGATGGAAGAGTAGTGGGAATGGCCGCATATAATGAAACGGAAATCAGTCAGCTTTACATTCATGTCGATTATCAAGGTGTTGGAATAGGTCAGACCTTATTGGATAAAGCGAAAACGCAATCGAGTGGCCGCTTAACCTTATATACGTTTGAAGTGAATCGAAATGCTCAGCGATTTTATGAAAAGAATGGATTTATGATTATCGGCAGAGGGAAGGAGAATGAAGAGAATCTGCCGGATATTAAGTATGAATGGCGTCTAAAAGAGTAGGGGGATTTAGATGAGAAAATACAATGGTCTTGTATCAATCTTCATCCTGATTGTCACGTTCTTGATTTTACAATCCCTCGTTGGCAAACAGATTGGGAATCTGTGGGTGTGGATCATTGCAGTAGGATATATCGGTTCGGCCCTTGCTTCCTGGTATAGTGCGCCGGGATTTTGGAGGAAGGCATCGGCGGTGCTTTTGGTGGTTCTTCCGGTAGGATTTATCATCTTTATTGGTTTATTTATTATTGGATTGATAGGGTTCGGGTTTTAGGACTATCCATTATGAAGGAGGAACACATGAGCCACCATACTAACGAAAAGCAGAAGCGGGTTCAAGATCTATATCGGAAGAAAAAGCGGGAGGATTCTTCCCCTACATTCTGGACGGTGATCTTGATGCTCTGTGTAATCCCGGTGCTGATTCTTCTTGTAACGAGCGCATTATTCGATCTTGGCGTGCGGCTGCCTGAGTTTTTTGGAAGATAATAGAGTCTCTGTGGAAATGAAGATAAGCTAATGAAACAGTGGAGATCCCTTTTTAACAAAAAAGGATCTTTTTTAATGGAGAATTGAAATGGTAAGAGGAAACACCCTTCTCTATCTTGAAAGTATAAGTGATACGGAAATGCAGGAGGGAATTAGGATGAATGCGAAACAAGTATTACTCATGCAACTGGATGCATGCCACACTCAAAATACCTGGTTTGTCTCGTTGATCAATTCCATCAAGGATCTCACAGAGGAACAAGCAACGTGGAAACCAAATGAAGCCACCAATTCGATCTCTGAAATCATCCATCATCTCATCTACTATAATCAACGCCATTTAAATCGATTGAAAGGGATTGAGAATGAAGAGAGTACAGGTGGGAGCACGTTCAAGAATAGGGAAGGTCTCAGTTGGAGTGAAACGTCCGAGCGGATTGATCAGTTGATGGCTGACTGGAAGAAGACGTTTGAAGCGGTAAATGAGGTGAATCTGACTAAGTGGACTGAAATCATTGCCCACCTCACCATCCATACCACTTACCATGCAGGACAAATTCTTTATATCAGAAAATTACAGGGGTCATGGGATCCGCGAGCGGGAGTGAAGGGCTAAAGCCTAAGAGAGAGGACTTGGTGGCAAGTCCTCTTTTATGTTGATTGTACTAGTTCCCTTCTCCCCAACCATAACGATATCCCAATGGAGGTCACGGAAAGGGCAACGATCATCCACACGACACCTGGCCAGTTAAATTGATGATAGAAGCTACCACTGACGGTTCCTCCGACACTCGATCCTGCGTAGTAGGCGGATAAGTAGAGGGCCGAAGCCTGCGCTTTATCATGGACGACCAATCGTCCGACCCAGCTGCTGGCGATGGAGTGGCCGGCGAAGAATCCGTAGGTAAAGATGGCGATCCCGATGATTTTCACCCACAGATTCGGATGCAGGGTGGCTGATACCCCGGATAACATGATGATGAGCGACAGGGGCAGGATTCTTTTTTTTCCATACTGATCGGCGAGCATCCCCATCCACGTCGAGCTGAAGGTGCCGACGATATAGACGATGAAGATGAATCCGACAACGGTCTGGCTGAGTGAGTAGGGTGGTGCGATCAGCTCGAATCCGATGTAATTGTAGAGGGACACGAACCCGCCCATCAATAGAAATCCAATGGTGAAGAGATACGTGAGTCCCGGTACCTTGAATTGGCTGAACAGGGATCCGGCCAATGATTTCAGCTGAAATGTCTGAGGTTTGAAATGGGCAGACGGCGGGATAAGCACAAGGAAGATGACGGTTGAAAGCAAGCTGATGATCCCGACTCCCATCAATGCGACATGCCAGTTGAAATGGTCGGTAAGGACACCACTGATGATCCGACCGGACATTCCCCCAACGGAATTCCCGCTGATGTATAACCCCATGGCCAACCCAAGACTCTTCGCTTCAATTTCCTCACCCAAGTATGCCATGGCAACAGCAGGAAGCCCGGCGAGTGTAATCCCCTGCAAGATCCGGCCGATGATGAGCATATGGAAGCTTGATGTAAATCCTGTGCATATGGCAAGAATGGAAGATGCCAGTAACGAGAAGGTCATGACGGATTTTCTTCCACAGACGTCAGATAAGGATCCTGCGATTAATAGACTGATAGCGAGGGCAATGGTAGTGGAAGACTGGCTGAGACTTGAGGTGGCCGGTGAAATATCAAACTCATTTGCGATATCCGGGAGCAGGGGCTGAGTTCCCCAGAGGATGGCGAAGGTGCTGAATCCGCCTGCAAACAGGGCCAGGTTTGCGTTTTTGAAGGCCGGTGTTCCCCGTTTGATGTAATCCATGTAGCAAGACTCCTTTTATTTTTTTGAAGATTTCTATCTTCATCATACACCTCTGGAGGAAGCACTTCTATCATAAGGCATTCTCCTTCCTAACCTCGCTCCGGTGTAAATTAAATTACAAAAATGTTAAAAACCCCCACAATCTGTTTAGCTCTCATCTCACGAGGTATATAACCAATGTACAAACGTACAACACCATTTTACTAAACTTAAGGAGGATTTTATTTATGTCTAACAGTAACAACAGTAACAACAACAACAACAGCAGCAACAGCAATAACAGCAACAACAAAATGAGTTACGAGGAAGCAGGTCGTAAAGGCGGCGAACAAACAGCGAAGAACCACGACAAAGAATTCTACCAAGAGATCGGTGAAAAAGGTGGAGAAGCAACTTCAGAAAATCACGATAAGAAATTCTATCAGGAAATTGGAGCGAAAGGCGGAAGCCAGTCCGGGAACTCGAGCAGCTCAAATAATTCCAATAGCTCGTCCAACAGCTCGAATAATTCCAACAGCTCCAATAGATCTAACAACTCAAACAACTAAATCCAATAGCCGGATCTTTTCCGGAAACGAAAAAAGACCTGTCAAACATCCATGACAGGTCTTTTTGTATATTTCCCGCTTCAAGGGCTCCGATATATGTATGTGATAAAAGTCATGAATCGAAGGGGAAACATTTTCCCTTATTTCTTGCGTCCTATAGTGATTAACGCTATCGTTAGGGGAAAGGAGTGAGCATTGTGTGTGAGGATATATCAGAAATAGATTATCTCGAGGTTATGGAATATTCACTAGATCCACTTATCATACATACGGATTACAGAATCATGTATGTAAACGGGGCGGCGGAGGAATTTTTTCGAACGGATAAAGAAGGCGTCGTCGGTCAAAGTCCCTTGGATATCTTCAGGGAATCCTCAAAAGACGCGATCAGGAAAAGAATCCAATCTGCCTACGGAAAGCCCGCGGATGTCATTGAGGAAACGGTCTATCGAACGGACGGATCGACCGTGGAAGTCGAATTGTATTGTCACCCCCTCATGATAGGGAATACTCAGGCGATTCAAACATATGTGCACGACATCACAGAGAAGAAAGAAAGGGAAAAGAAGCAATCGGAAATGGTGGCTGAAATAAATGAATTATCTGCTACGTTGGTTCCACTGCTGGACGATATTGCCGTCTTTCCTATCGTCGGGAAGGTCGATGAAGAGAAAGCCCGCCTGCTCCTCGATATCATTCCGGCCAAAGTGAGAAAACAGAACGTCAATCAGGTGATCATTGATTTTTCCGGTGTCTACACCTTAGATCAATTCGTTACCGATGCCCTTTTTAAGATTACAAGTGTGCTAGCCTTACTGGGCGTTCGATCCATCATCACGGGACTACGACCGGAAATGGCCATGAGCGCCATAAACCAGAACATCGAGCTCTCATCGATTCCTACGTTTGCTACAGTAAAAGATGCCCTAGCTTACATGTATGTAAACGTCCAGCCATAAAAAAACGCTCCCAGCGGTCTATGGCGCTGGGGGCGTTACATTGTGTTTTAGTTGGTTTGATCAGCAAGCTTGACCAGCACATGAGCCATATGTTCCCGCTCTTCCTTATTAGCGACATTCCACATCTCATTCAGCACTTTCTGTTCCCGGTTTCGTGGCTCCTCATGCTCC is a genomic window of Rossellomorea sp. y25 containing:
- a CDS encoding GNAT family N-acetyltransferase — its product is MRQKHITITPFHPDYAQETVNMWRESKETAIDQKEKHSVDSHLFFLTHILPEQYQIDLALIDGRVVGMAAYNETEISQLYIHVDYQGVGIGQTLLDKAKTQSSGRLTLYTFEVNRNAQRFYEKNGFMIIGRGKENEENLPDIKYEWRLKE
- a CDS encoding DinB family protein yields the protein MNAKQVLLMQLDACHTQNTWFVSLINSIKDLTEEQATWKPNEATNSISEIIHHLIYYNQRHLNRLKGIENEESTGGSTFKNREGLSWSETSERIDQLMADWKKTFEAVNEVNLTKWTEIIAHLTIHTTYHAGQILYIRKLQGSWDPRAGVKG
- a CDS encoding MFS transporter, with protein sequence MDYIKRGTPAFKNANLALFAGGFSTFAILWGTQPLLPDIANEFDISPATSSLSQSSTTIALAISLLIAGSLSDVCGRKSVMTFSLLASSILAICTGFTSSFHMLIIGRILQGITLAGLPAVAMAYLGEEIEAKSLGLAMGLYISGNSVGGMSGRIISGVLTDHFNWHVALMGVGIISLLSTVIFLVLIPPSAHFKPQTFQLKSLAGSLFSQFKVPGLTYLFTIGFLLMGGFVSLYNYIGFELIAPPYSLSQTVVGFIFIVYIVGTFSSTWMGMLADQYGKKRILPLSLIIMLSGVSATLHPNLWVKIIGIAIFTYGFFAGHSIASSWVGRLVVHDKAQASALYLSAYYAGSSVGGTVSGSFYHQFNWPGVVWMIVALSVTSIGISLWLGRRELVQST
- a CDS encoding general stress protein, which codes for MSNSNNSNNNNNSSNSNNSNNKMSYEEAGRKGGEQTAKNHDKEFYQEIGEKGGEATSENHDKKFYQEIGAKGGSQSGNSSSSNNSNSSSNSSNNSNSSNRSNNSNN
- a CDS encoding PAS domain S-box protein, whose translation is MSIVCEDISEIDYLEVMEYSLDPLIIHTDYRIMYVNGAAEEFFRTDKEGVVGQSPLDIFRESSKDAIRKRIQSAYGKPADVIEETVYRTDGSTVEVELYCHPLMIGNTQAIQTYVHDITEKKEREKKQSEMVAEINELSATLVPLLDDIAVFPIVGKVDEEKARLLLDIIPAKVRKQNVNQVIIDFSGVYTLDQFVTDALFKITSVLALLGVRSIITGLRPEMAMSAINQNIELSSIPTFATVKDALAYMYVNVQP
- a CDS encoding DUF3243 domain-containing protein; translation: MLQHFDSFKNYLGNQVQKGEKLGLGEEALSKGAKRVADYLAEHEEPRNREQKVLNEMWNVANKEEREHMAHVLVKLADQTN